In Candidatus Nealsonbacteria bacterium, the DNA window AAAATTAGAAGGTATAATGAAAGAGACTTTTAAAAATGTGATTAACGAAGATTTGAGTGATTTATTAGCTGAGATTAAAGTAAAAACCTTAATTTTATGGGGAGGGAAAGATAATGTAACTCCTCTTTCTGACGCTTATTTTATGAAAGAAAAAATCGTAAATTCAAAGCTGGAAATTTTAGAAGGTTTAAATCATACGGCTTATTTTGAAAATCCGGAAATTGTAGGACCTAAAATTTTAGATTTTATTGAAGAAAAATGAAATATTTAATTATTTTTTTATGGTTTTTGCTTTTTTTCAAAAAATTATTTTTTTGGGTTTGGCTTTGGCAATTAAAAGAATATCACGTCGGAAGATTTAAAGCTCATTTTCAGACGACAAAAGGCAAAAATATAATAAACAAATATTTATTGATTGCCGAGGCGGTTTTGATCTTGGGTTTGTTTTTTTATGATTTTTTTGTTTATGTTTTAGTTTTGGTTTTCCTGGCGGAAATATTAAAAAGTTTTTATTCCCGCGATTTAAGAATTCCGGTTATTACCAAAAAAACTTCCTTAATTTTGGGAGCCGGATTTATTTTGGAAATTTTAATTATAATCTATTTTTCAATCTTGCCCGATAGAATTTTTTATATTGCCTTATTGACCCTCAGTATTCTTTCCCCTTTGTTTTTTTCGGGCTTGATTTTTTCTTTTGAGCCTTTTGCTATTTTCTGGCGGAATAAAACAATTAAAAAAGCGACACAAAAAATAAAAGAATTCAAAAATTTAAAAGTCATCGGCATTACCGGAAGCTACGGGAAAACCTCAACCAAAGAATTTTTAGCTCAAATTCTTTCCGAAAAATTTAAAGTAGTAAAAACCAAAGAACATCAAAATTCGGAAGTTGGAGTTTCAAGGTGTGTTTTAAACGATATAAAGGCAGAACATCAGATTTTTATTTGTGAAATGGGGGCTTATCAAAAAGGGGGAATAAAGCTTTTGTGCGATATTGTAAGCCCCAAAATTGGCATAGTGACCGGCGTCAACGAACAACATCTGGCAACTTTTGGGAATATGGAAAATTTACTTTCAGCCGAGGGCGGCAAAGAATTGATTGATAGTTTGCCCAAAGAAGGAGTAGCGTTCTTTAATGAAAAAAACGAATATTGTCGTGATTTGTATGAAAAGAGTACCATCAGAAAAATTCTTTATGGAAGAGAAGCCGCTTTTTCGGGCGGAGAAAACATTTTGGGAGCTATGGCGGTGGCAAAAGAAATTGGGATGAAGGACGAAGAAATTTTTT includes these proteins:
- a CDS encoding Mur ligase family protein gives rise to the protein MKYLIIFLWFLLFFKKLFFWVWLWQLKEYHVGRFKAHFQTTKGKNIINKYLLIAEAVLILGLFFYDFFVYVLVLVFLAEILKSFYSRDLRIPVITKKTSLILGAGFILEILIIIYFSILPDRIFYIALLTLSILSPLFFSGLIFSFEPFAIFWRNKTIKKATQKIKEFKNLKVIGITGSYGKTSTKEFLAQILSEKFKVVKTKEHQNSEVGVSRCVLNDIKAEHQIFICEMGAYQKGGIKLLCDIVSPKIGIVTGVNEQHLATFGNMENLLSAEGGKELIDSLPKEGVAFFNEKNEYCRDLYEKSTIRKILYGREAAFSGGENILGAMAVAKEIGMKDEEIFSVVKKIKNKFPGIEIKKISNLNIIDATYSANPNGVLAHLEYLKSFKGKRVIIMPCLIELGEKAKEIHFKIGEKIGEVCDLTIITTEDFFEEIKEGAMKKEMKEENILFMESPKEIFERIKNFSNKEDVILLESRIPKKLFNFFK